A window of the Candidatus Methylarchaceae archaeon HK02M2 genome harbors these coding sequences:
- a CDS encoding acetate--CoA ligase family protein: MKIRFEKAFELIESALSKGRHVLLESESMTLMAIIGIPVPTFQLATSVEEAQKIAEAFGYPIVLKVVSPDIMHKTDVGGVKLGIINSNQIAEKFKEIQKSVKEKVPDARITGIIVHKMQPSTIEVAIGAVRDRQFGPVVMFGLGGVFIELLKDTSFRIIPISKVDALEMIQETKGYPLLIGYRGSPKLDLNSITDALVRVSELMTYIKEIDQIDLNPIMVYQFGLIAVSARIILT; the protein is encoded by the coding sequence TTGAAGATACGATTTGAAAAAGCTTTTGAGTTAATCGAGAGTGCCCTATCCAAGGGAAGGCACGTATTACTCGAATCAGAAAGTATGACTTTGATGGCTATTATAGGTATTCCTGTGCCGACTTTTCAATTAGCTACCAGTGTAGAAGAAGCCCAAAAGATAGCTGAGGCATTTGGCTACCCAATTGTACTTAAAGTTGTATCTCCTGATATAATGCACAAGACCGATGTGGGAGGTGTAAAGTTAGGTATAATCAATTCGAATCAGATTGCAGAAAAATTCAAAGAGATTCAAAAGAGTGTTAAAGAGAAGGTACCCGATGCAAGAATTACTGGTATCATTGTTCATAAGATGCAACCTTCAACAATAGAGGTAGCTATAGGAGCAGTGAGAGATCGACAGTTTGGTCCAGTGGTTATGTTCGGTCTTGGCGGTGTCTTTATTGAACTCCTTAAAGATACATCCTTCAGAATTATCCCCATTTCTAAGGTTGATGCTTTAGAGATGATCCAGGAGACAAAGGGCTATCCTCTTTTAATAGGCTATAGAGGTTCTCCAAAATTGGACTTAAACTCTATCACAGATGCTTTGGTGAGAGTCTCCGAATTAATGACATATATCAAAGAAATCGACCAAATTGATTTAAACCCTATAATGGTCTATCAATTTGGACTGATTGCAGTCAGTGCAAGAATAATTCTTACTTAA
- a CDS encoding DUF373 family protein, protein MSAERSSSKILILSVDRDDDIGVKAKIKTPLIGRESCIAAATKLSIADPEEADANAIFAAVKQYDELVSKGHECEVAAIAGSSEEGVEADQKLRSELMKVIQRFNANGMILVSDGFDDSAILPILLGVGPVISVRRVVIKHSKSVEESYAVLGRYLKTLFTDPKYSKFSLGVPGLLLLVTGFLSLFNLLQLATQITSIILGIALVAWGFDLIKYTTSIKKMEISIKKTRPSSYLRFFSIVTTLLVICVALYRAFIAMSNLPEYLEILGDVSLIFKHGPLLFGFFMKEAIPLTWVGLSIYFVYSTVSHWIRKSVKIWQDVFAIIILVFLYIPLLEFSQILINPEQSVFTLVSQLLLGLMVTFLVSMVAYQYIRHHRKVKRT, encoded by the coding sequence TTGAGCGCGGAGCGAAGTTCATCAAAGATACTAATACTTAGTGTAGACAGAGATGACGATATAGGCGTTAAGGCAAAAATAAAAACTCCTTTAATTGGCAGAGAATCTTGTATAGCGGCAGCAACAAAATTATCTATTGCAGATCCAGAAGAAGCCGATGCTAACGCCATTTTTGCAGCAGTAAAGCAGTATGATGAGTTAGTGAGTAAAGGTCATGAATGTGAAGTAGCGGCGATAGCTGGATCATCTGAAGAAGGAGTTGAAGCCGACCAGAAATTAAGGTCTGAACTGATGAAGGTGATACAGAGATTCAATGCAAATGGAATGATCTTAGTATCAGATGGATTTGATGATAGTGCCATATTACCTATCTTATTAGGAGTAGGTCCTGTAATTTCTGTGAGAAGGGTTGTTATAAAACATAGTAAAAGTGTAGAAGAATCTTACGCTGTTCTTGGTAGATACTTAAAAACGCTTTTTACCGACCCTAAATACTCTAAATTTTCTTTGGGGGTACCTGGATTGTTACTTCTTGTTACAGGTTTTCTTAGTCTTTTTAATTTACTTCAACTTGCCACACAAATAACCTCTATAATTCTTGGTATCGCTTTGGTGGCATGGGGTTTCGATTTAATTAAATATACTACATCAATAAAGAAGATGGAGATATCTATAAAGAAGACTAGACCATCTTCATATCTCCGATTCTTCTCTATAGTGACAACACTTTTAGTTATATGTGTTGCTTTATATCGAGCATTTATTGCGATGTCGAATTTACCTGAATATCTTGAAATTTTGGGTGATGTCTCATTAATATTTAAACATGGACCTTTACTTTTTGGATTTTTTATGAAAGAAGCAATCCCTCTAACATGGGTTGGGCTCTCTATATATTTTGTATACTCTACAGTATCCCATTGGATAAGAAAAAGTGTAAAGATATGGCAGGATGTCTTTGCAATTATAATATTAGTTTTTCTTTACATACCTCTACTCGAATTTTCACAAATCTTGATAAATCCAGAACAGAGCGTCTTTACACTCGTATCACAGCTCTTATTAGGACTTATGGTAACATTTTTAGTTTCGATGGTAGCTTATCAATATATTCGCCATCATAGGAAAGTGAAGAGGACTTAA
- the uppS gene encoding polyprenyl diphosphate synthase, translated as MLDSLFRVAGVYKLYTRYLSNQISKTEAPKHIGIILDGNRRWAESRSFTRLVGHRLGAEKAEELLEWCHEFNIKTVTLYILSIENLQRSPEEIKELFDLLGEKLRNLMQDERIHKNHIRVKALGKLDLIPNTIRKLLVEIEKATENYNEHFLNVAIAYGGRLEIVDGVKSIVEKVTLGKINPSDITPKMIEEHLYTSHLPHPEPDLIIRTSGEERLSGFLLWQSAYSEFVFIDTYWPEFRKIDLMRAIRTYQRRKRRFGN; from the coding sequence TTGCTTGACTCGTTATTTAGAGTAGCAGGTGTCTATAAACTTTACACTAGATATCTAAGTAACCAGATCAGCAAGACTGAAGCTCCTAAGCATATAGGGATCATATTGGATGGAAACAGAAGATGGGCAGAATCCCGTTCTTTTACAAGATTGGTCGGCCATCGTCTTGGTGCAGAAAAAGCTGAAGAACTTCTTGAATGGTGCCACGAATTTAATATCAAGACTGTAACTTTATATATCTTATCAATAGAGAACCTACAAAGATCACCTGAAGAGATAAAAGAGTTATTCGATCTTTTAGGAGAAAAACTCAGAAATCTAATGCAGGATGAGCGAATTCACAAGAATCATATTCGTGTAAAGGCCTTAGGTAAGCTTGATCTAATCCCCAATACTATAAGAAAACTTTTAGTTGAGATCGAAAAGGCTACAGAAAATTATAATGAGCACTTTCTCAATGTTGCCATCGCTTATGGTGGACGATTGGAAATAGTCGATGGTGTTAAGAGTATAGTTGAAAAGGTTACACTTGGTAAAATCAATCCTTCAGATATTACTCCAAAGATGATTGAGGAGCATCTATATACTTCACATCTTCCGCACCCTGAACCTGACCTTATAATCAGAACTTCTGGAGAGGAGAGGTTGAGCGGTTTCTTATTGTGGCAAAGTGCTTATAGTGAGTTCGTTTTTATAGATACCTATTGGCCAGAGTTCAGAAAGATCGATCTAATGAGGGCAATAAGAACCTATCAGAGAAGGAAGAGAAGGTTTGGAAATTAA
- a CDS encoding adenylosuccinate synthetase, producing the protein MVVTVIVGGFFGDCGKGKIISYLAMEDNPAITVRGGVGPNAGHTVVFKGKSYKLRMLPSAILNEQTKLMIGAGVIVDPQVLLNEIKIFNVDSRVMVDSQCCIIEHDHIERDKRGYLKEKIGTTGSGSGPANSDRVLRVAKVAKDFPSLKKYLGDVAFEVNTSIDSGSDVILEGTQGTFLSLYHGTYPFVTSKDVTASAICSDIGIGPKKVDDVLIVFKSYVTRVGEGELPREISEEETIKRGWAEIATVTGRARRAAPFNFEIAKRAVMLNSATQIAITKLDVVFPKSYRITRFEDLPLQAKRFIEDIENSLNLPVSIISTGPEVFDTIDRRGSGLK; encoded by the coding sequence ATGGTTGTCACTGTAATAGTTGGAGGTTTCTTTGGAGATTGTGGGAAAGGAAAAATAATATCTTATCTAGCCATGGAGGACAATCCTGCTATAACTGTCAGGGGAGGCGTAGGTCCAAATGCTGGTCATACTGTTGTCTTTAAAGGAAAAAGCTACAAGCTTAGGATGCTCCCTAGTGCGATACTAAATGAACAGACGAAATTGATGATAGGTGCTGGAGTTATAGTCGACCCCCAAGTACTTTTAAACGAGATTAAGATTTTTAATGTTGATTCAAGAGTTATGGTCGATTCGCAGTGTTGTATCATCGAACATGATCATATAGAGCGTGATAAAAGGGGTTATTTAAAGGAGAAGATAGGAACTACAGGATCAGGTTCTGGTCCGGCTAATTCAGACAGGGTTTTAAGGGTTGCCAAAGTTGCAAAAGATTTTCCTTCTTTAAAGAAATATTTAGGAGATGTAGCCTTTGAAGTTAACACATCTATTGATAGTGGCTCAGATGTTATACTTGAAGGCACTCAAGGCACTTTTCTCTCTCTCTATCATGGAACTTATCCATTCGTAACGTCTAAGGATGTAACTGCATCTGCTATCTGCTCAGATATTGGAATAGGGCCGAAAAAGGTAGACGATGTTCTGATTGTCTTTAAGTCGTATGTTACAAGAGTCGGTGAAGGCGAGTTGCCTAGGGAGATTAGTGAAGAGGAAACTATTAAGAGGGGATGGGCAGAAATAGCTACAGTAACTGGTAGGGCGAGAAGAGCGGCGCCTTTTAATTTTGAGATTGCAAAGCGAGCTGTGATGTTAAATAGTGCGACCCAGATAGCTATCACTAAATTAGATGTGGTCTTTCCTAAAAGTTATAGAATTACTCGTTTTGAAGATTTACCATTACAGGCAAAAAGGTTCATCGAAGATATAGAAAATTCATTAAATTTGCCAGTATCGATTATAAGTACTGGTCCAGAAGTCTTTGATACAATTGATAGAAGAGGTTCAGGGCTAAAATAG